One genomic segment of Coraliomargarita parva includes these proteins:
- a CDS encoding endo-1,4-beta-xylanase produces the protein MQSIHMFLRTSVFSLIVRFALFLYLGLPASSLPAVAQLGGIELPRETDYTVRWDGNILGRLNCSFEAGMRNGSSVVRSADTVTHFADDATDGRQSLELRDGQRFISEMLPIRPGRYTLSFDAKVLAGMPAVQATVMTSYVKPGSNKVSRPNYGHRRFVGLGEGWQRCSLSFQVPEDGPGYVVIMISPGNSPVDVQGAPPVVHGAEESSVFRLDALNLSKGESSDFVPSAPLEISLRSDGSHAWCGAGQMLPLTVQLFNSEESELQPKLSLEIYDVLHGGKQVPEFSSPVTPLPLGLSSYRFSLELEAGQYLAILRVEVGGEVVTDSLVLSVKATHDDFVANPDSLFLGRIDDDPEAKMIAQDLGWGTSRLHGGEYGIWWDQVEKQEGQFDFSEADHAIGFLEEEYIDMLGLLNYSMRHGPPDWVETVLPGPGAWGRQKPLAKDPQLWRRYVAEMVRHFQGKVIAWEVHNEPNGVMDADSYLEQLKHAYEAAKAVDPDVLILGICSTLDRRDRIEGDMVPFVRTILEKGGADYLDVISFHPYVWPLSPERGGLLRAVRQLQELMADFAPETPLWNTEYGWCEVALRPDRPRTERGANNNYDPGVDYKPMTVANYCVRSHLIQMAAGVDRIQFFNAARPHSVLPYRGAAISLFDYDGTPLPVYLAYRELIQRMESAKFECEFLPQDEVFVQVYQGRSDCSIGVVWKTEECDPSIYDEGVELGRFPGREVKVYDIFGRQVDVFDGDQEVCVPVGESPHYFVVDKLKASSVVDVVGAALGEDSINRKPAL, from the coding sequence ATGCAGTCGATTCATATGTTTCTCCGGACTAGTGTCTTCTCTTTGATTGTCCGTTTCGCTCTGTTTTTGTATCTTGGCCTGCCGGCATCTTCGCTTCCGGCTGTGGCGCAGCTCGGGGGCATTGAATTGCCTCGTGAGACGGATTATACCGTTCGTTGGGATGGTAATATATTGGGGCGGTTGAATTGTAGCTTTGAAGCCGGCATGCGTAACGGTTCGTCGGTTGTGCGTTCGGCGGATACCGTGACCCACTTCGCGGATGATGCGACGGATGGGCGACAGTCTTTGGAACTGAGGGATGGGCAACGTTTTATCTCTGAAATGCTGCCAATTCGGCCGGGTCGATACACGCTGAGTTTTGATGCGAAAGTGTTGGCTGGCATGCCTGCCGTGCAGGCGACTGTGATGACTTCGTATGTTAAACCGGGCTCTAATAAGGTTTCACGTCCAAACTATGGGCATCGCCGCTTTGTGGGGCTTGGTGAGGGCTGGCAGCGATGTTCGTTGAGTTTTCAGGTGCCGGAGGATGGTCCGGGGTATGTGGTGATTATGATTTCTCCAGGCAATTCGCCTGTGGATGTTCAAGGGGCTCCGCCTGTGGTCCACGGGGCGGAAGAGAGTAGCGTGTTCCGTTTGGATGCGCTCAATCTAAGCAAGGGTGAGAGTTCAGATTTTGTCCCCTCTGCGCCGCTTGAGATTTCGCTGCGATCGGACGGCTCGCATGCCTGGTGTGGGGCGGGGCAAATGCTGCCGTTGACTGTGCAGCTTTTTAATAGTGAGGAATCCGAGTTGCAACCTAAGCTTAGCCTTGAGATTTATGATGTCCTTCATGGCGGAAAGCAGGTGCCTGAGTTTTCGAGCCCGGTGACGCCGCTGCCTCTTGGATTGAGCAGCTATCGTTTTAGTCTGGAGCTGGAAGCCGGGCAGTATCTGGCGATCTTGCGTGTGGAAGTCGGAGGTGAGGTTGTCACTGACAGTCTGGTGCTTTCAGTGAAGGCCACTCATGATGACTTTGTCGCGAATCCGGATTCCTTGTTCTTGGGCCGAATTGATGACGATCCGGAAGCGAAAATGATCGCGCAAGACCTGGGCTGGGGGACCTCGCGGTTGCATGGCGGTGAGTATGGGATTTGGTGGGATCAGGTCGAAAAACAGGAGGGCCAGTTTGATTTCTCTGAAGCGGATCACGCGATCGGGTTTCTCGAGGAAGAGTATATTGATATGCTAGGCTTACTGAATTATTCCATGCGCCATGGGCCTCCTGATTGGGTCGAAACGGTTTTGCCCGGGCCGGGGGCTTGGGGCCGTCAAAAACCTTTAGCTAAAGACCCTCAGCTGTGGCGCAGGTATGTTGCCGAGATGGTTCGTCATTTTCAGGGGAAGGTCATTGCTTGGGAGGTCCACAACGAGCCAAACGGAGTGATGGATGCTGATAGCTATTTGGAGCAATTGAAGCATGCCTATGAAGCGGCCAAGGCGGTGGATCCTGATGTTCTTATTTTGGGTATATGCTCCACGTTGGACCGGCGTGATCGGATTGAAGGGGATATGGTGCCTTTCGTTCGAACGATATTGGAAAAAGGTGGAGCCGACTATTTGGATGTCATTTCATTTCATCCTTATGTTTGGCCGCTCTCTCCTGAACGTGGTGGTTTGTTGCGTGCCGTTCGGCAGTTGCAGGAGTTAATGGCTGATTTTGCGCCAGAGACCCCTTTATGGAATACTGAATATGGTTGGTGTGAAGTTGCGCTGCGCCCGGATCGTCCTAGGACAGAGCGTGGCGCAAACAACAACTATGATCCGGGGGTGGATTACAAGCCCATGACTGTGGCGAATTACTGCGTGCGCTCACATCTGATTCAGATGGCCGCGGGAGTTGATCGCATACAATTCTTCAATGCCGCTCGTCCGCACTCGGTTCTGCCTTACCGTGGAGCGGCGATCTCCCTTTTTGATTATGATGGCACTCCCTTGCCCGTGTATCTGGCGTATCGGGAACTGATCCAACGGATGGAGTCGGCAAAATTCGAGTGCGAGTTTCTGCCTCAGGATGAAGTGTTTGTTCAGGTTTACCAGGGGCGGAGCGATTGTTCTATTGGCGTCGTTTGGAAGACGGAAGAGTGTGATCCTTCGATTTATGATGAAGGTGTCGAGCTTGGTAGGTTTCCAGGTCGAGAGGTCAAAGTTTATGACATCTTCGGGCGTCAGGTTGACGTATTTGATGGCGATCAGGAGGTGTGCGTGCCAGTCGGCGAGTCACCGCATTATTTTGTGGTCGATAAACTAAAGGCGTCTTCGGTTGTTGATGTCGTCGGGGCTGCTCTGGGAGAAGACTCAATTAATAGGAAGCCGGCACTTTAG
- a CDS encoding GntR family transcriptional regulator, whose protein sequence is MKKSNKPAVPQSYGHKKEEVVRTLRNRILSNSYPAGSRLPTVDELVSEFDYSRTTMQQAIRQLQEEGFVETVNRKGLFVSANPPHRHRIGIVFPCSKNSPNWTKFFATFLEELPNVDFGSTTYEFDCYHLEGCDKLDHEFARLKQNIASKTLAGLILHKGAIARVRSIPDYNSLPVILINESPKAAGTLPVIKTDSNVFLNKAMSWFSERKRTKVASITAVSIPQLKPSIAKKYGLKTKNHWFCATGINGYGMIPNLIHLLLDYPNDERPDALLIANDQLADIAVNAVTEHGLHIGSDIDIVAHCNWPKTSQYLLPVRRLGFHAHDFIRASVKLIEEQRLKHQIEAETLIPALYDNEVDRDSRNGDNRNDGDRYSHELDETDAFVL, encoded by the coding sequence ATGAAAAAGTCAAATAAACCCGCCGTGCCGCAGAGCTACGGACACAAGAAGGAAGAGGTTGTCCGAACGCTGAGAAACCGCATTCTGAGCAACAGCTACCCTGCCGGTTCGCGCTTGCCTACGGTTGACGAATTGGTTTCGGAATTTGATTACAGCCGCACAACAATGCAGCAGGCGATCCGCCAACTGCAGGAGGAAGGGTTTGTTGAGACAGTAAACAGAAAAGGGCTTTTCGTCAGTGCGAACCCGCCACACCGCCATCGCATCGGCATCGTTTTTCCCTGTTCCAAGAATTCGCCGAACTGGACGAAGTTCTTTGCCACTTTTTTGGAAGAATTGCCGAATGTGGATTTTGGAAGCACCACATATGAATTCGACTGCTACCATCTCGAAGGATGCGACAAACTGGATCATGAATTTGCCCGACTGAAGCAGAACATTGCGTCGAAAACCCTGGCTGGATTGATTCTTCACAAGGGCGCAATCGCTCGCGTTCGCAGCATTCCAGACTACAACTCGCTGCCGGTAATTCTGATCAACGAGAGCCCCAAAGCCGCAGGAACACTTCCAGTCATCAAGACAGACAGCAACGTATTCCTGAATAAGGCGATGTCGTGGTTTAGCGAACGCAAACGCACAAAAGTCGCGTCGATTACGGCCGTGAGTATTCCACAACTGAAACCTTCCATTGCGAAAAAATACGGCCTGAAAACTAAAAACCATTGGTTCTGCGCCACAGGTATCAACGGCTACGGCATGATTCCCAATCTGATTCACTTGCTGCTTGATTATCCCAATGACGAAAGGCCTGATGCACTGCTGATTGCCAATGACCAACTCGCCGACATCGCAGTCAACGCAGTCACCGAACATGGCCTGCATATTGGCTCCGACATAGACATCGTAGCCCACTGCAATTGGCCTAAAACCTCTCAATATCTGCTGCCAGTCCGACGCCTCGGTTTCCACGCCCACGACTTCATCCGAGCCAGCGTCAAACTCATCGAAGAGCAAAGGCTGAAGCATCAGATTGAAGCGGAAACCCTGATCCCCGCCCTCTACGACAATGAAGTCGACAGGGACAGCCGGAATGGAGACAACCGGAATGATGGGGACCGATATTCGCATGAACTTGATGAAACCGATGCCTTCGTCCTCTAA
- a CDS encoding polysaccharide deacetylase family protein: MKKKLIPIHAILLLTLSITDLQAVDAPVIPMCEQELVIVGDAVEVEIAPIHNDKAWAFTARWDDNHKINPEMRDAMARIGMRGTFYLNRSEAESGAGTEYALALTQEGCSIGGHTSEHYSLPTLNPNALFREILLNRIEREAEIDTPITSFAFPFGHYAAPEEPEAMERVTDAWLRSGYHHNVYHNFVYNNPFMPAGYASSGHQVKPGDFKIDAQNFEKQISRILDNPQKYQQQDAVISLGAHARQSTEEMEKFEALIANYTKRDDFWNANETEVASYRFQSKHTTLTPDTKTQGTYHIVRPRASYAGNDISLTLRLTGPKPQKVILDGKELKIQPNDGNWLVNLPYSPKQCAPEKITWLQNGPGEKHPTPDSDFPGLNFLLELTTDSGWSLSLINNSDETIRNIQVILRLPAYYQDGVRLIEVPKLQKGEKQNLRFEQGPVQDNPIYRDGAIFAAAEVDFLYRNQPGRIYATYLGAPVIRLSEDVRDASVAIGPLPHNIETIQKLLPFSIPDAPLSPLTNSPLDQWRTVNDDIRADFATNRFVVYNQDLEWRKAARSYEGKSAFVVVVCDISLLQSGPLKIKSGLTLASIGIDGHDTPLKDGMTADISAGSHRLILFFEKNIRGAYHKVMPTYLKLTVHEEPVDYLLTKQLPHESI; the protein is encoded by the coding sequence ATGAAAAAGAAGCTCATTCCAATTCACGCCATCCTCCTGCTGACGTTGTCCATCACTGATCTCCAAGCCGTTGATGCACCCGTCATTCCCATGTGCGAACAAGAACTGGTGATCGTTGGCGATGCAGTCGAAGTGGAGATTGCCCCCATCCACAATGACAAAGCGTGGGCCTTTACCGCGCGTTGGGACGATAACCACAAAATCAATCCGGAGATGCGCGATGCCATGGCCAGAATCGGCATGCGTGGAACGTTTTACCTGAATCGATCCGAGGCGGAATCCGGAGCAGGAACCGAATACGCCCTGGCCTTAACTCAAGAGGGTTGCAGCATTGGCGGCCATACGTCGGAGCACTACTCCCTGCCCACATTAAATCCCAATGCTCTTTTTCGCGAAATATTGCTCAACCGCATCGAACGGGAGGCTGAAATTGATACACCAATCACCTCGTTTGCCTTTCCATTCGGCCATTATGCAGCCCCGGAAGAACCGGAGGCCATGGAGCGCGTCACAGACGCTTGGCTACGTAGTGGCTATCACCATAACGTCTATCACAACTTCGTTTACAACAACCCTTTCATGCCTGCCGGCTACGCATCTTCCGGGCATCAAGTAAAGCCGGGTGACTTCAAGATAGATGCGCAAAACTTCGAAAAGCAGATCAGTCGCATATTGGACAATCCACAAAAATACCAACAGCAAGACGCTGTTATCAGCCTGGGAGCCCACGCTCGCCAATCAACTGAAGAGATGGAGAAGTTCGAAGCGCTCATCGCCAACTACACAAAGCGGGACGATTTCTGGAACGCCAACGAAACTGAAGTAGCCTCATATCGCTTTCAATCCAAGCACACCACATTGACTCCCGATACTAAAACTCAGGGGACCTATCATATCGTTCGCCCACGAGCAAGTTACGCGGGCAATGACATTTCACTGACGCTACGCTTGACCGGCCCCAAACCCCAGAAGGTAATACTAGACGGCAAAGAGCTCAAGATACAGCCAAACGACGGAAATTGGCTGGTTAATTTGCCATATTCGCCCAAACAGTGCGCCCCTGAAAAAATTACATGGCTACAAAATGGTCCGGGAGAAAAACACCCGACTCCCGACAGTGATTTTCCCGGCCTGAACTTTCTACTGGAGCTCACTACCGACTCTGGCTGGTCATTGTCACTCATTAACAATAGCGACGAAACCATCCGCAACATACAGGTGATCCTACGATTACCAGCATACTACCAGGACGGAGTCCGCTTGATCGAGGTTCCGAAGCTACAGAAAGGAGAAAAACAAAACCTTCGCTTCGAACAGGGCCCGGTGCAGGACAATCCAATCTACCGCGACGGCGCAATTTTTGCTGCCGCCGAAGTGGACTTTCTCTACAGAAATCAACCGGGCCGAATTTACGCAACGTATCTAGGGGCCCCCGTCATCCGCCTCAGCGAAGATGTGCGCGACGCCAGCGTTGCCATTGGTCCACTACCACACAACATTGAGACCATTCAGAAACTTCTACCTTTCTCGATACCAGATGCCCCCCTCTCACCTCTTACAAATTCTCCACTGGATCAGTGGAGAACCGTCAACGACGACATCCGGGCCGACTTTGCGACGAATCGCTTCGTTGTCTACAACCAGGATCTCGAATGGCGCAAAGCAGCTAGAAGCTACGAAGGTAAATCAGCGTTCGTAGTAGTTGTTTGTGACATTTCACTACTGCAATCCGGCCCGTTGAAAATCAAATCAGGCCTAACACTGGCCAGTATCGGAATCGACGGCCATGATACTCCACTCAAAGATGGAATGACAGCTGACATTAGCGCCGGAAGCCATCGATTGATTTTGTTTTTTGAGAAAAACATCAGAGGGGCATATCATAAAGTCATGCCAACATACCTGAAGTTAACGGTTCATGAAGAGCCTGTGGATTACCTCCTCACAAAGCAACTCCCACACGAATCAATTTAA
- a CDS encoding anti-sigma factor family protein — protein sequence MNTEQEMRIAAYHDGQLPEDEVAAVEALLEEDPSARAYLELLKQMRTLLEGSESAAPELDPEWDAVAQRLEDDGHPRKVLIPFPLMAAGGLAAAFAVGLITWLAFSKHAPIPQTAQANGYAGEIEIIDTSMEHAYAPIVYVDDESGWTVVWVEEIEDELPAI from the coding sequence ATGAACACGGAACAAGAGATGCGTATCGCCGCCTACCACGACGGCCAGCTGCCCGAAGACGAAGTCGCGGCGGTGGAAGCACTCCTGGAAGAGGATCCCTCCGCCCGTGCCTACCTCGAGCTGCTCAAGCAGATGCGCACGCTCCTCGAGGGCTCCGAATCGGCCGCCCCCGAGCTCGACCCTGAATGGGACGCGGTGGCCCAACGCCTGGAAGACGACGGGCATCCCCGTAAAGTGCTCATTCCCTTTCCGCTCATGGCCGCAGGCGGCCTCGCCGCCGCATTCGCCGTCGGCCTCATAACCTGGCTAGCCTTCTCCAAGCATGCCCCGATCCCCCAGACCGCTCAAGCCAACGGCTACGCGGGCGAAATCGAGATCATCGATACCAGCATGGAGCACGCCTATGCCCCCATCGTCTATGTCGACGACGAGTCCGGCTGGACCGTCGTCTGGGTCGAAGAAATCGAAGACGAGCTCCCCGCGATTTGA
- a CDS encoding sulfatase family protein yields the protein MFLITDQQRFDTLVANGNPSMHTPVLDALAGSGTNLHGYFTNSPVCVPSRCTLFTGRYPHSHKVRENYTLLEAGREFHLFRILKQAKYKLGYVGKNHLLDEAEKQNFDCFSLAGSHELSSPDEQVLDRAYNEHLQQHGLKEGQSDAAWRAGFTHTQADTSTRSYQTAESAIDFLNSQAGSAQPFALCVSFEDPHVPHIARAADAVKYPLDEIELYPDEGDIGLSSKARRWLIKKAAQKASEASTQDKKRYIATYRAMISWIDTQIGRVLDTLESLQLRENTLIVFTSDHGDFNFEHGLAKKDLILADSLLHVPCIFSQHNQIVPQTRPEDCLVEEVDILPTILDLLGVKIPFGIQGVSFASVLKGTTKNHKEAVYAEISPPYLRCGYSDFPSFEKDHEKNGKTPFNIPGDFCKSIRTRDWRYVWYATGEEELYNHQSDPNEHCNLAKLHPYASIKQKLKLRLLEWNALTEDPLDTNLGRELQKQYTDWVPVSFQDGFQGQPSWKPKV from the coding sequence CTGTTTTTAATAACCGACCAGCAGCGCTTTGACACTTTGGTCGCAAACGGAAATCCCTCCATGCATACGCCAGTGCTTGACGCACTGGCAGGCTCCGGAACGAACCTTCACGGCTATTTCACAAATAGCCCCGTCTGTGTGCCCAGTCGCTGCACTTTATTCACAGGACGCTACCCGCACAGCCATAAGGTCCGCGAAAACTATACTCTCTTGGAGGCGGGTCGAGAGTTCCACCTCTTCCGCATCCTGAAACAGGCAAAGTATAAGCTGGGATATGTCGGCAAGAACCACCTGCTGGATGAAGCGGAAAAACAAAACTTCGACTGCTTCAGCCTCGCCGGCAGCCATGAGCTAAGCTCACCAGACGAGCAGGTGCTCGATAGAGCATACAACGAGCACCTGCAGCAACACGGACTGAAAGAAGGCCAAAGCGACGCCGCCTGGCGCGCAGGCTTCACTCACACCCAAGCAGACACAAGCACCCGAAGCTACCAGACGGCCGAAAGTGCCATCGACTTCCTCAACTCTCAGGCGGGCTCGGCCCAACCATTTGCTTTGTGCGTATCCTTTGAAGATCCCCATGTTCCCCACATTGCACGAGCCGCGGACGCGGTTAAGTATCCGCTTGATGAGATCGAACTCTATCCAGACGAAGGCGACATCGGCCTATCAAGTAAAGCGAGACGCTGGCTGATCAAGAAGGCAGCCCAAAAAGCAAGCGAGGCAAGCACACAGGACAAGAAACGCTATATCGCCACCTACCGTGCCATGATCAGCTGGATCGACACCCAGATAGGCCGAGTCCTCGACACGCTCGAAAGCCTCCAACTAAGAGAGAATACCTTGATTGTCTTCACCTCCGATCATGGTGATTTCAACTTCGAGCACGGACTCGCCAAGAAAGACCTTATTTTAGCCGACAGCCTTTTGCATGTGCCATGCATCTTCTCACAACACAATCAAATCGTGCCGCAGACACGCCCGGAAGACTGCCTGGTCGAAGAAGTGGACATACTTCCGACAATCCTCGACCTACTCGGCGTTAAAATTCCCTTCGGAATCCAGGGAGTGTCGTTTGCGTCCGTCCTCAAAGGAACCACAAAAAATCACAAGGAGGCGGTTTACGCTGAAATCAGCCCTCCCTACCTCCGTTGCGGCTATTCGGATTTCCCATCGTTCGAAAAGGACCACGAAAAGAACGGCAAAACTCCCTTCAACATCCCCGGCGATTTCTGCAAATCCATTCGGACCCGGGATTGGCGCTACGTTTGGTATGCCACCGGCGAAGAAGAACTCTACAACCACCAGTCAGACCCAAATGAGCACTGCAACCTGGCCAAGCTTCATCCATACGCATCGATCAAGCAGAAACTAAAATTAAGACTACTCGAATGGAATGCACTGACCGAAGACCCGCTGGATACCAATCTAGGCCGCGAGCTCCAAAAACAATACACCGACTGGGTTCCAGTCTCGTTTCAGGATGGATTTCAAGGGCAACCCAGTTGGAAACCGAAAGTTTAG
- a CDS encoding sulfatase family protein: protein MSQESNSESSAVVGGRPKSLLFVFADQLRGMDLGCAGHPNIRTPNLDRFASTGVRFTGAYANTPVCGPSRSSLLTGCLPPKTGVLGNDLAMKLGMQTFGTVAQFNGCRTAYIGKWHLDGPERDCFTPPGERRFGFDYWAAFNCSHDYFKAVYYRDEPEVIHEQGYEPEIQTRLACEYLERLDRGDQFCMFLSWGPPHDPYRQVPEEYLELYPRETQHLRANVEEDTGNALAKNLDCRGATSAYRAAITALDDNFGHLLKKLERLGRRDDTLVVFTSDHGDMLWSHGMMKKQLPYEESISIPLIASCPGLLPAGACCSGLLGICDYLPTLSRLLGWRGVSYDAMDGLDLSEMWRSPSLKGRNAVFLADYVMADESKQQNVLPWRGWRDPRYTYAVREGGDPWMLFDNLEDPYQLRNLIGLPEAADVQARLHASLIQSLSERDDPFVYNFDLLSYHGLSDAWTSRERVLQEYWERRSAQKAVT, encoded by the coding sequence ATGAGTCAGGAAAGTAATAGTGAATCATCTGCAGTTGTGGGAGGGCGTCCGAAAAGTCTTCTCTTTGTGTTTGCTGACCAACTTCGCGGCATGGACCTGGGCTGTGCGGGACACCCGAATATCCGGACCCCGAATCTAGATCGTTTTGCTTCCACTGGAGTCCGATTTACGGGTGCCTATGCAAATACTCCAGTCTGCGGTCCCAGTCGCTCATCGCTTTTGACTGGTTGTCTACCACCCAAAACAGGTGTTCTGGGCAATGATTTGGCCATGAAATTAGGTATGCAGACTTTTGGCACGGTGGCGCAGTTCAATGGTTGCCGGACGGCCTACATCGGTAAATGGCATTTGGACGGACCGGAGCGCGATTGTTTTACGCCTCCTGGAGAGCGCCGGTTTGGTTTCGATTACTGGGCGGCCTTCAATTGTTCGCATGATTATTTCAAGGCGGTTTATTATCGGGACGAACCGGAAGTTATTCATGAGCAAGGATATGAGCCGGAAATCCAGACAAGGCTTGCCTGTGAGTATCTAGAGCGGCTGGACCGCGGTGATCAGTTCTGTATGTTTTTATCATGGGGGCCTCCGCATGACCCCTACAGGCAAGTGCCCGAGGAGTATTTGGAACTATACCCTCGCGAGACTCAGCATTTACGAGCAAATGTAGAGGAGGATACTGGAAATGCGCTCGCGAAAAATTTAGACTGTCGTGGGGCAACTTCTGCATATCGGGCTGCGATTACTGCTCTAGATGATAATTTTGGGCATCTTCTAAAGAAGCTTGAACGGCTTGGTCGTCGTGATGATACGCTAGTTGTCTTTACTTCCGACCATGGTGACATGCTCTGGTCGCATGGTATGATGAAGAAGCAACTGCCCTATGAAGAGTCGATTTCGATCCCTCTGATTGCTTCCTGCCCGGGATTGCTTCCTGCGGGGGCCTGCTGTTCTGGATTGTTGGGAATCTGTGATTACCTTCCCACCTTGTCCAGATTACTCGGGTGGAGGGGGGTGTCGTATGATGCCATGGATGGCCTTGATTTGTCGGAAATGTGGAGAAGTCCAAGTTTAAAGGGGCGGAATGCGGTGTTCTTGGCTGACTATGTTATGGCAGATGAGTCCAAGCAGCAGAATGTCCTTCCTTGGCGGGGATGGCGCGATCCTCGTTATACATATGCCGTTCGTGAAGGGGGGGATCCTTGGATGCTGTTTGATAATCTCGAGGATCCTTACCAACTTCGGAATTTAATCGGGTTGCCTGAAGCTGCTGATGTCCAAGCCAGACTGCATGCGTCTTTGATTCAGTCGCTCTCGGAACGTGATGATCCGTTTGTCTATAATTTCGATCTTTTATCCTATCATGGTCTTAGTGATGCGTGGACGTCTCGTGAGCGAGTTCTGCAGGAGTATTGGGAACGCCGTAGTGCCCAAAAGGCTGTTACCTAG
- a CDS encoding type II secretion system protein — protein MRPQCRISGCSGFTLIELLAVFAVLAIVAAMMFGVVDKVRQKAYTSRCVSNLRQLVAAGKLYSNDNGGSYPPLSVGDGATKKTGLTLLRSYVEQGASGLDNSQAFEDIMICPQAWLNESDKVIPDVVTTYGLNNQLSRAIFSEHLNRPVRIGNPSSLIWMGDGRYSEKGFWARDINYTTIDLGALVHPEGHAGNYAFFDGHVETLSRDELLNESLWWPQ, from the coding sequence ATGAGACCCCAATGTCGTATTTCTGGTTGCTCTGGCTTTACCCTAATCGAGTTACTGGCAGTATTTGCCGTTCTGGCAATTGTTGCAGCGATGATGTTTGGAGTTGTCGATAAGGTGCGTCAGAAGGCTTATACCAGTCGCTGTGTTTCAAATCTACGCCAGCTAGTTGCGGCGGGGAAGTTGTATTCCAATGACAATGGAGGTAGTTATCCGCCTTTATCTGTAGGGGATGGCGCTACGAAGAAGACCGGGCTTACCCTTTTGCGTTCCTATGTGGAGCAGGGGGCGAGCGGCCTTGATAACAGTCAGGCCTTTGAAGACATTATGATCTGTCCGCAGGCATGGCTGAATGAATCGGACAAGGTCATCCCGGATGTTGTCACGACGTATGGGCTGAATAATCAGCTATCGCGTGCGATTTTTAGTGAGCACTTGAATCGACCTGTTCGCATTGGTAATCCCTCTTCATTGATTTGGATGGGGGATGGTCGCTATAGTGAAAAGGGATTTTGGGCGCGTGATATCAACTATACGACAATTGATTTGGGTGCTCTGGTGCATCCGGAGGGCCATGCCGGCAATTATGCCTTCTTTGACGGGCATGTAGAGACTTTGAGTCGTGATGAGCTGCTGAACGAATCTCTGTGGTGGCCGCAGTAG
- a CDS encoding alpha/beta hydrolase has translation MVNKYSKILKCASYCCAWFALLLPFVSLRGESFEAPKNLSDAERYIYKSTESGDIPLYVISPKAGVKPYPAVILYFGGGWAKGNPGFINPLARALSKAGMLVVLPDYRTAERTGSRPVDSVADARDAYVWLHGHVSELNIDPRRIAVGGMSAGGHLALWTLIPIADGIPELARLPVPPPNALVLLFPVSDTTSESGYAGGVRTFGQEAVRMNVFGHLPDQFPPTYLVHGNQDGVVPYENSLRLASTILQSGGLCNFETLEGRGHGVRGREEWQSTSAAVIDFLTMKAGFRNESGK, from the coding sequence ATGGTTAATAAATACAGTAAAATATTGAAATGCGCAAGTTATTGTTGCGCCTGGTTTGCTCTGCTTCTGCCGTTTGTTTCGTTGCGTGGTGAGAGCTTCGAAGCGCCGAAGAACCTTTCGGATGCAGAACGGTATATTTACAAGTCGACCGAATCGGGGGATATTCCGCTTTACGTGATTTCTCCGAAAGCCGGAGTGAAGCCATATCCGGCTGTGATTCTTTATTTTGGTGGAGGCTGGGCTAAAGGGAATCCTGGCTTTATCAACCCTCTAGCCCGGGCATTAAGCAAGGCAGGTATGCTCGTCGTTTTGCCTGATTATCGAACGGCTGAAAGAACGGGTTCGAGGCCGGTGGATTCCGTAGCGGATGCCAGAGATGCGTATGTGTGGCTCCATGGACACGTCTCGGAACTAAATATCGATCCCCGGCGCATCGCTGTCGGTGGTATGTCTGCTGGTGGTCACTTGGCCCTTTGGACACTTATCCCGATTGCGGATGGAATCCCGGAGTTGGCTCGGTTGCCGGTGCCGCCTCCCAATGCCTTGGTCTTACTCTTTCCCGTGTCGGACACGACATCTGAAAGTGGGTATGCCGGCGGGGTTCGCACGTTTGGGCAGGAGGCGGTGCGCATGAATGTCTTCGGACATTTGCCTGATCAATTTCCTCCCACGTATTTAGTTCACGGTAATCAGGACGGTGTCGTTCCGTATGAGAATTCATTGCGTCTGGCTTCGACGATTCTGCAATCAGGTGGTCTGTGTAACTTTGAAACGCTTGAAGGTCGGGGACATGGAGTCCGAGGGCGAGAGGAGTGGCAGTCAACCAGTGCTGCGGTAATTGATTTTTTGACGATGAAGGCGGGTTTTAGAAATGAGTCAGGAAAGTAA